DNA sequence from the Candidatus Planktophila sulfonica genome:
TTGCGACCAACGGCCACAACGTCGTGGCTAGTCATTCCGCCAGCTTTATCGACGACTAAGAATCCGTCACTCATTCTTCATCATTATTATTGCGATGACCTTGGTCATGCGCATCAGATGGAATGCGTGGGACTTTATAAGGATCTTCAACAACTGGCTTTGCATTTTCGCGAGCCTTTGCGACCTCTGCATCGAGAAGATGAACTCGTTCAAGGAGTGAATCAAGCGCCTTTGCAGATTCTGGAAGACCATCGAGGATAAATTCGAGTGACGGGGTAATGCGTGTTCCCAAATCCTTGCCTACAGCGCTACGAATAACGCCCTTTGCAGATTCGAGAGCCGCAGCAGTTGCAGCGCGCTCATCTTCATCACCAAGAACGGTGTAGAAGATAGAGGCGTTCTGGAGATCTCCAGTAACGCGCGCATCGGTAACAGTGACAAAGCCAAGACGCGGATCCTTGATTTTTGTCTCGAGCAGCTGTGCCACTACTACCTTGATGCGGTCTGCAACCTTATGGCTGCGGTGTGAAGTTCCCATGGTTATGCGCGCTTCTTCTCGCGCATCTCGAATACCTGAATGATGTCTCCAACTTGAAGATCAGCACCCTTGCCTACGCCGATACCGCACTCAAAGCCTTCCTTGACTTCAGTTGCATCATCCTTAAAGCGCTTGAGGGATTCGATAGTGACATCTTCTGCAAGTACTGCTCCGTGACGCAATACGCGTCCCTTTGCATTACGGCGGATGATTCCGTCCGTAACGATAGATCCAGCAATTGTCCCGACCTTTGAAGATTTGAAGAGATCGCGAACTTCTGCGTTACCGAGAATAACCTCTTCGTACTCAGGCTTAAGGAGACCCTTAAGTGAGAGCTCGATTTCTTCGATTGCGTTATAGATAACAGAGTAGAAGCGAACTTCAACGCCTTCTTGATCGGCGAAGATTGCTGTCTGTGGTTCAGGCTTAACGTTGAAGCCGATCACAACAGCAGTCGATGCTGATGCAAGAGTGATATCGCTCTTGGTAATTGCGCCTACGCCGCGGTGAATAACACGGAGGTCAACTTCTGCTCCGACATCGAGCTGCATAAGTGCGTCTTCGAGGGCTTCAACAGAACCTGAAACGTCACCCTTGAGGATGAGGTTAAGTGTTGAAATCTTGGACTGCTCCATGAAGTCTTCGAGAGAAACCTTCTTGCGAGCCTTAGCCAATTGCGCATTACGTTCTGCAGCCTGACGCTTCTCGGCGATCTGGCGTGCGGTGCGGTCATCTTCTGCGACGAGGAATGTATCTCCAGCGTTTGGAACAGATGTGAAACCGAGAACCTGTACAGGACGTGATGGACCAGCTTCTTCAACATTTGCACCGTGCTCATCGAGCATTGCACGTACGCGACCGAATGAACCACCGGCGACGATTGCATCACCAATCTTCAAAGTTCCGCGTTGTACTAGAACAGTTGCAACTGGACCGCGACCACGATCGAGGTGCGCTTCAATAGCAACACCACGAGCATCATCGGCAGCGATTGCACGAAGATCGATAGCAGCATCTGCGGTCAAGAGAATTGAGTCGATAAGTGCATCGACGCCTTCGCCCTTCTTTGCAGAAACGTTTACGAAGATTGTGTCTCCGCCGTACTCTTCAGCGATCAAGTTGTACTCGGTCAATTGCTGGCGGACCTTATCTGGGTTCGCGCCTTCCTTATCAACCTTGTTGACCGCAACGACGATTGGAACATCAGCAGCTTGAGCGTGGTTAAGCGCTTCAATTGTCTGAGGCATTATGCCGTCGTCGGCAGCAACTACGAGCACTGCAATATCTGTGACCTTTGCACCACGGGCACGCATCGCTGTAAACGCTTCGTGGCCCGGTGTATCGATAAAGGTGATTGCGCGGTTAACGCCATCGTGGTCGTGGTGGATTTGGTAAGCACCGATGTGCTGAGTAATTCCACCCGCTTCGCCCTTAATGACTTCGGTCTTACGGATTGCATCGAGAAGAGATGTCTTACCGTGATCGACGTGACCCATGACAGTAACAACTGGTGGGCGTGCAACGAGATCATCAGGGTTCATATCTTCGAGCTCTTGAGCTAGATCGATATCGAAGTCCTGGAGAAGTTCACGATCTTCATCTTCAGGTGAAACGATTTCAATCTGGTACTTAAGCTGCGCACCGAGAATTTCGAAGGTATCGGCATCCACTGATTGCGTTGCAGTAACCATTTCACCAAGGTGGAATAGCGCTGATACGAGCGCTGCTGGATCTGCACCAATCTTTTCAGCGAAATCTGCAAGGGATGCACCGCGGCGCATACGAATCTTTGTCTTTCCATCACCGTGAGGAATAACTGCTCCACCCAGTTGTGGTGCTTGCATATTGTCGAATTCTTCGCGCAGCGCCTTACGTGACTTCTGCTTACGCTTTGAAGATTTACTTGCATTCTTTCCGAACGCACCCGCAGTACCGCCACGACCTGGGCCACGATTAGGACCGCCACCACCTGGACGTTGTGGACCACCGGCTGTTCCACCTGCACCAGGTGCACCTTGTGAACGGTATGGACCTGATGATGGTGCGCCACCTGTACGTGGTGGGTAATTGCCTGTTCCTGTTCCAGCACCTGCTGGTCGAGGTGCACCAGGACGTGCTGCAAAACCTGGACGCACAGAACCTGGACGCGCTCCTGCCATTCCTGGACGAGGTGCACCTGGGCGTTGTGCTGGTGGGCGTGGAACTGCGCCACCTGCTGAGAAAGGATTATTTCCTGGACGAGGTGGGCGTGGAACTGCGCCACCTGTTGAGAATGGATTGTTACCAGGACGTGGTGCAGCTGGAGTTGCTGGCGTTGCACCTGGCGCTGGAGTTGATTCAGCAGATGTTGCTTCACTTGCTGCAGCCTTTGCTTCTTCTTGCGCAATCTTTTCAGCATCGCGTGATGCCTTAAGAGCTGCAAGATCAACGCCGAGTTCTGCTGCGAGTTCTGCTGCTAATTCTGGATTTACTTCGGCAGTCTTCTTTGAGGCAGCGGTCTTCTTTGCTGCTGCTTTCTTGACTGGCTTCTTATCTTCAGCAGGTTTTGCATCAGGATAGAGCGCAACTAACTTGCGGACTACGGGTGCTTCAACTGTTGATGATGCTGATCGGACGAATTCGCCCATTTCTTGGAGCTTTGCAAGGACTTCCTTGCTCTCCATACCGAGTTGTTTTGCCAACTCATGTACGCGGACCTTTGACACATTTCTCCTGTCTTGGCCCGCATAAATTCTTGTGGGATGCGAGCCCTAGTTGTTCGACCTCATGATGTAAACGAGCTCATTTGAGTTTCATATCTTTCGCATCCATTTCGTTAATTACGCCGCACTTACGTGCCAGCGTGATGGGGTAAGTCTATCGAAAGAGCGGGAAATTCCCTATTTCGTGCGGGGCTTTACGCTGTTGGCGCCGGGGTATCTGGATGAATATCGATGCGCCAGCCAGTAAGGCGTGCAGCAAGACGGGCATTCTGTCCATCTTTTCCGATAGCAAGAGAGAGTTGGTAATCAGGAACAACGACCTTAGCTGAACGAGAAAGTTCATCAACCACGGTCACGCTTGTTACCTTTGCAGGAGCCAGAGCATGCGCAACGTATTTCGCTGGATCTTCATCGTAATCAACGATGTCAATCTTCTCGCCGTTGAGTTCATCCATCACTGCGCGTGAACGTGCACCGAGTGGTC
Encoded proteins:
- the rbfA gene encoding 30S ribosome-binding factor RbfA; translation: MGTSHRSHKVADRIKVVVAQLLETKIKDPRLGFVTVTDARVTGDLQNASIFYTVLGDEDERAATAAALESAKGVIRSAVGKDLGTRITPSLEFILDGLPESAKALDSLLERVHLLDAEVAKARENAKPVVEDPYKVPRIPSDAHDQGHRNNNDEE
- the infB gene encoding translation initiation factor IF-2; protein product: MSKVRVHELAKQLGMESKEVLAKLQEMGEFVRSASSTVEAPVVRKLVALYPDAKPAEDKKPVKKAAAKKTAASKKTAEVNPELAAELAAELGVDLAALKASRDAEKIAQEEAKAAASEATSAESTPAPGATPATPAAPRPGNNPFSTGGAVPRPPRPGNNPFSAGGAVPRPPAQRPGAPRPGMAGARPGSVRPGFAARPGAPRPAGAGTGTGNYPPRTGGAPSSGPYRSQGAPGAGGTAGGPQRPGGGGPNRGPGRGGTAGAFGKNASKSSKRKQKSRKALREEFDNMQAPQLGGAVIPHGDGKTKIRMRRGASLADFAEKIGADPAALVSALFHLGEMVTATQSVDADTFEILGAQLKYQIEIVSPEDEDRELLQDFDIDLAQELEDMNPDDLVARPPVVTVMGHVDHGKTSLLDAIRKTEVIKGEAGGITQHIGAYQIHHDHDGVNRAITFIDTPGHEAFTAMRARGAKVTDIAVLVVAADDGIMPQTIEALNHAQAADVPIVVAVNKVDKEGANPDKVRQQLTEYNLIAEEYGGDTIFVNVSAKKGEGVDALIDSILLTADAAIDLRAIAADDARGVAIEAHLDRGRGPVATVLVQRGTLKIGDAIVAGGSFGRVRAMLDEHGANVEEAGPSRPVQVLGFTSVPNAGDTFLVAEDDRTARQIAEKRQAAERNAQLAKARKKVSLEDFMEQSKISTLNLILKGDVSGSVEALEDALMQLDVGAEVDLRVIHRGVGAITKSDITLASASTAVVIGFNVKPEPQTAIFADQEGVEVRFYSVIYNAIEEIELSLKGLLKPEYEEVILGNAEVRDLFKSSKVGTIAGSIVTDGIIRRNAKGRVLRHGAVLAEDVTIESLKRFKDDATEVKEGFECGIGVGKGADLQVGDIIQVFEMREKKRA